In Methylotenera sp. L2L1, the following proteins share a genomic window:
- a CDS encoding sigma-70 family RNA polymerase sigma factor, with protein MSTVDVSLLQEVHTLYHSHHGWLVNWLKRRLGCIHNANDLAQDTFLRVIDKSTTLAHVNEPRAFLSTIAHGLMVDHIRRKELEQAYIQAIAHLPQQLISSPEERLVFIEALIHIDRMFVGLKPNVRRVFLLSRLEGLTYPEIATKLGVSLRTVESHMADALRHVLTKSH; from the coding sequence ATGTCAACTGTGGATGTATCCCTTCTGCAAGAAGTTCATACACTGTATCACTCCCACCATGGCTGGCTGGTTAATTGGTTAAAACGTCGCTTGGGTTGTATACACAATGCTAATGACTTGGCTCAGGACACGTTCCTACGTGTGATTGATAAATCAACCACACTTGCCCATGTTAATGAGCCTAGAGCTTTTTTAAGCACGATTGCTCACGGCTTGATGGTAGACCATATCCGTAGAAAAGAGTTGGAGCAAGCTTATATACAGGCGATTGCACATTTACCGCAGCAATTAATCTCTTCACCTGAAGAACGATTAGTTTTTATAGAAGCTTTAATACATATAGACAGAATGTTTGTTGGGTTGAAGCCTAATGTTCGTCGTGTGTTTTTGCTGTCGAGGCTAGAAGGGCTGACTTATCCGGAAATTGCTACTAAATTGGGCGTATCGCTTCGCACAGTAGAAAGTCATATGGCTGATGCATTACGCCATGTGCTTACAAAAAGTCATTAA
- a CDS encoding FecR family protein: protein MNSPSPFPDNSATSSGGVDIPPAVYEALITWSVKLSSGVASNEDMQQFLSWRAQNPLHEAAWQKLNAVEQGFHQLPAASKSIVTETLSIADKQRSALTSRRRTLKMLSLAAITITATTLLANQYAPWQQEAHYATNIGKREAVVLADGTRIVLNTNSEIDAKFSLFKREIVLHRGEIYIETSKDTESLIGRRSFWVKTEHTALEAIGTKFSVNQQASNTKLHMTEGVVAIHPSNYAPVRAYANESYAMHDGVSAPIKINPSGQVLNMDPMAWVDGVLVVKQMRLDAFVAELSRYQDISIICEADVANLTVSGVFQLSQEEPVAHALKAISRTLPVSINKQNRAIVISKK, encoded by the coding sequence TTGAACTCTCCTAGTCCATTTCCCGATAATAGCGCTACAAGTTCTGGCGGCGTAGATATTCCACCAGCGGTGTACGAGGCCTTAATTACTTGGTCAGTTAAACTAAGCTCAGGGGTGGCGAGCAATGAGGACATGCAGCAGTTTTTAAGCTGGCGGGCGCAAAACCCTTTGCATGAAGCTGCTTGGCAGAAATTAAATGCGGTAGAGCAGGGCTTTCATCAATTACCCGCAGCGTCTAAATCAATCGTCACAGAGACTTTGTCTATTGCAGATAAGCAAAGAAGCGCGCTTACTTCACGTCGCCGCACTTTAAAGATGCTGAGCTTGGCGGCTATTACAATCACGGCAACTACTTTACTTGCTAATCAATATGCGCCATGGCAGCAAGAGGCTCATTATGCAACGAATATCGGTAAACGAGAGGCGGTTGTATTGGCAGATGGAACGCGGATTGTGCTGAACACTAACTCTGAAATTGACGCGAAGTTTTCATTATTCAAGCGTGAAATCGTATTGCATCGTGGCGAAATATATATAGAAACCAGTAAAGACACTGAGTCTTTGATCGGACGAAGGTCGTTTTGGGTCAAGACCGAGCACACAGCGTTAGAGGCAATCGGCACTAAATTCTCGGTGAATCAGCAGGCATCTAACACCAAGTTGCATATGACTGAGGGAGTTGTTGCGATACATCCTAGCAACTATGCACCAGTTCGCGCCTATGCCAATGAGTCTTATGCGATGCATGATGGCGTTTCTGCGCCGATAAAAATCAACCCTTCAGGCCAAGTTCTGAATATGGATCCGATGGCGTGGGTAGATGGTGTGTTGGTCGTTAAGCAAATGCGTTTAGATGCGTTCGTTGCGGAGCTGTCGCGTTATCAGGATATATCAATAATCTGCGAGGCAGATGTTGCCAACCTTACGGTTTCAGGTGTGTTTCAGTTGAGTCAAGAAGAGCCTGTGGCGCACGCGCTTAAAGCGATTAGTCGAACATTACCTGTCAGCATAAATAAGCAGAATAGGGCTATCGTCATCAGCAAGAAATAG